The DNA segment TAGTCTTTGCTGCTCCAGGTGAAAAGGACGTTGTGCAGCCCCTGCTCCATGTATTTTCGGGCGTAGTCGAATTTGGAATTGTCCAGGCTGGGGACGGGAAGCATGCCCGGGAGATACACCCCGGTCAGGATTTCGAGGGCCTTGGCGTAGGCGAGAATGTGCGTGCCGCCGCGCACCAGGAGATAGCCGATCATTTCCCGGGCGGTGGGATGATCGGTCATTTCGTACACCCGCATCTTTTGGGTGCGCGCCCCGATTTCCAGGAAGAAATTGTGAAGCATATCCTCGATCAGATTGCCGCTGCTGTGAACAAAGGTTCCGTTCCAAGGGTTGCCCATGGAGTCCATCGGATAGGATGTTTGTGCCGTGGCGATGAAATATTGCAGGTTGTGGGCCTTCAGTCCCCTGCGGAGGGGCGCGCTGTCCGGATCTCCCGGATGGGTGAGGCCCCTGGACAACAGGTTGATGGTGGTGCTGACCAGTTCCACGTGGCCGAATTCCTCGGCGGTGATGCTGGCCACCAGATCGTAAAAGGGCTTCAATTTCTTTTTGCAGCGGAAATTGAAGGATTGAAACATATAGTTGTTCAGGGTGGACATTTCGCCGAATTTTCCCCCGAGCAGGTTCTGCACCGCCGCCGCCGCATTGGCGTCTCCGTGCTCGGGAACCGGCAATTCGATAAGCAATCGGTTGACCCTTTTAAACATGTTTTCCCTCCTTCGAAGATTTTCCCCTTCCCGCGTGGGTCCGCCATACCCCCCTCAAGGGGCTGGGCGGAGGGGATCAAGGGCCTGTGTCGGTACTTTTGCCGCGGGCTGGAGATGAAGGATCGCTCCGCGGTCAGCCTTTCCGCCCGATCACCTCCGATATTGTCGTCTAAAAGGAATGATATGTCCCGAGAGCCGGATTCAGAATTTGTCCGAAAGGGTCGGAAAAAAGCAAAAAAAACCGGGCGGAAAATCGGCGCGATTTCCCGTCCGGGTTCCGGTGAGACACCCTTTCCGGATGCCGGGGGTGGTGCCGCGAGGGCCTTTCGCCGGGTGGGGCACAG comes from the Planifilum fulgidum genome and includes:
- a CDS encoding manganese catalase family protein, translated to MFKRVNRLLIELPVPEHGDANAAAAVQNLLGGKFGEMSTLNNYMFQSFNFRCKKKLKPFYDLVASITAEEFGHVELVSTTINLLSRGLTHPGDPDSAPLRRGLKAHNLQYFIATAQTSYPMDSMGNPWNGTFVHSSGNLIEDMLHNFFLEIGARTQKMRVYEMTDHPTAREMIGYLLVRGGTHILAYAKALEILTGVYLPGMLPVPSLDNSKFDYARKYMEQGLHNVLFTWSSKDYRDIDKIWKGKNPETGERLCVVVGRPEGAPVPDLEALPEEFAPGLTKDHYMQVLKRLKASM